In a genomic window of Caloenas nicobarica isolate bCalNic1 chromosome 1, bCalNic1.hap1, whole genome shotgun sequence:
- the C1H21orf91 gene encoding protein EURL homolog isoform X1: MNEEQFVSIDLDDDNVCSVCKLGTEKETLSFCHVCFELNIEGVPKSDLLHTRSLRGHRDCFEKFHLIANQDCPRSKLSKSPYAEVKNILSKKINWIIQYAQNKDLDSDPESSKPSQHQLFNFRHQTDRKLLPQFDSPVPRYSAKWVDGSSVGMSTCSQTLLEQSESNDFGLGVLKETGATFCCSSVLWSNRNQAQKAEKAEDDSLTSVHRRHPQYSREELTMMTPGELKQLNEKLLKQIQDVFEELTQQVQEKDSLASELNVRHIAIEQLLKNYSKLPCLQMGRAGMKPNVPI, translated from the exons ATGAACGAGGAGCAGTTCGTGAGCATCGACCTGGACGATGACAACGTTTGCAGCGTCTGCAAGCTGGGCACCGAGAAGGAGACGCTCTCGTTCTGCCACGTTTGTTTCGAGCTGAACATCGAAG GAGTACCGAAGTCAGATCTTCTACATACAAGATCTTTAAGGGGGCACAGagactgctttgaaaaattCCACTTAATAGCAAATCAAGACTGTCCACGATCAAAGCTCTCTAAAAGTCCATATGCAGAAGTAAAAAATATCTTGAGCAAAAAAATTAACTGGATCATACAGTATGCACAAAACAAGGATTTAGACTCTGATCCTGAAAGCTCAAAACCATCCCAACACCAGCTTTTTAACTTCAGACATCAGACTGATAGAAAATTACTCCCACAGTTTGACTCCCCAGTACCCAGATACTCTGCAAAATGGGTAGATGGGAGTTCTGTAGGCATGTCCACCTGCTCACAAACTCTTTTGGAACAGAGCGAATCCAATGATTTTGGACTTGGTGTGTTAAAAGAAACAGGTGCTACCTTCTGTTGCAGCAGTGTTTTGTGGTCTAATCGCAACCAAGcccagaaagctgaaaaagctgAAGATGATTCACTTACCAGTGTTCATAGAAGGCATCCTCAATACAGCAGGGAAGAAC TGACTATGATGACTCCTGGAGAGTTAAAGCAACTTAATGAAAAACTGCTCAAGCAAATCCAGG ATGTTTTTGAAGAGCTGACGCAGCAAGTCCAAGAAAAGGACTCTTTGGCCTCAGAGCTCAATGTCCGTCACATTGCTATtgagcagctgctgaagaacTACTCCAAACTGCCATGTCTGCAGATGGGACGAGCAGGGATGAAACCAAATGTCCCCATATAA
- the C1H21orf91 gene encoding protein EURL homolog isoform X2: MNEEQFVSIDLDDDNVCSVCKLGTEKETLSFCHVCFELNIEGVPKSDLLHTRSLRGHRDCFEKFHLIANQDCPRSKLSKSPYAEVKNILSKKINWIIQYAQNKDLDSDPESSKPSQHQLFNFRHQTDRKLLPQFDSPVPRYSAKWVDGSSVGMSTCSQTLLEQSESNDFGLGVLKETGATFCCSSVLWSNRNQAQKAEKAEDDSLTSVHRRHPQYSREEHVFEELTQQVQEKDSLASELNVRHIAIEQLLKNYSKLPCLQMGRAGMKPNVPI; this comes from the exons ATGAACGAGGAGCAGTTCGTGAGCATCGACCTGGACGATGACAACGTTTGCAGCGTCTGCAAGCTGGGCACCGAGAAGGAGACGCTCTCGTTCTGCCACGTTTGTTTCGAGCTGAACATCGAAG GAGTACCGAAGTCAGATCTTCTACATACAAGATCTTTAAGGGGGCACAGagactgctttgaaaaattCCACTTAATAGCAAATCAAGACTGTCCACGATCAAAGCTCTCTAAAAGTCCATATGCAGAAGTAAAAAATATCTTGAGCAAAAAAATTAACTGGATCATACAGTATGCACAAAACAAGGATTTAGACTCTGATCCTGAAAGCTCAAAACCATCCCAACACCAGCTTTTTAACTTCAGACATCAGACTGATAGAAAATTACTCCCACAGTTTGACTCCCCAGTACCCAGATACTCTGCAAAATGGGTAGATGGGAGTTCTGTAGGCATGTCCACCTGCTCACAAACTCTTTTGGAACAGAGCGAATCCAATGATTTTGGACTTGGTGTGTTAAAAGAAACAGGTGCTACCTTCTGTTGCAGCAGTGTTTTGTGGTCTAATCGCAACCAAGcccagaaagctgaaaaagctgAAGATGATTCACTTACCAGTGTTCATAGAAGGCATCCTCAATACAGCAGGGAAGAAC ATGTTTTTGAAGAGCTGACGCAGCAAGTCCAAGAAAAGGACTCTTTGGCCTCAGAGCTCAATGTCCGTCACATTGCTATtgagcagctgctgaagaacTACTCCAAACTGCCATGTCTGCAGATGGGACGAGCAGGGATGAAACCAAATGTCCCCATATAA